Proteins from one Elgaria multicarinata webbii isolate HBS135686 ecotype San Diego chromosome 3, rElgMul1.1.pri, whole genome shotgun sequence genomic window:
- the LOC134394729 gene encoding protein SCO1 homolog, mitochondrial, protein MKFFKKQKEEMLEKERNKSLGKPLLGGHFSLTDHQGQPKSDRDYLGQWVLIYFGFTHCPDICPEELEKMILAVDEIDEIRSLPNITPLFITIDPERDSKEAIAKYVKEFSPKLIGLTGTKEQIDQVARAYRVYYSSGPKDEDNDYIVDHTIIMYLVGPDGEFVDYYGQNKKNSEIAASIAGHMRKYKRS, encoded by the exons ATGAAGTTCTTcaagaaacagaaagaagaaa TGTTGGAGAAGGAGAGGAACAAATCTCTTGGAAAGCCGTTGTTGGGAGGCCATTTCTCACTTACTGATCACCAGGGACAGCCCAAATCAGATCGTGATTATCTCGGCCAATGGGTGTTGATCTACTTTGGTTTTACACACTGCCCTGACATTTGCCCAGAAGAACTGGAGAAAATGATTCTAGCAGTAGATGAAATTG ATGAGATCCGGTCTCTGCCCAACATCACTCCACTATTCATCACCATTGATCCAGAAAGAGACAGCAAAGAAGCCATTGCAAAATATGTTAAAG AGTTTTCACCCAAGCTCATTGGATTGACGGGTACGAAAGAGCAGATTGATCAAGTGGCTCGAGCCTATCGTGTCTATTACAGCTCTGGACCCAAAGATGAAGATAATGATTACATA GTGGATCACACCATCATAATGTACCTCGTTGGTCCAGATGGGGAATTTGTTGATTATTATGGCCAAAACAAGAAGAATTCTGAGATCGCGGCATCAATTGCTGGGCACATGAGAAAATATAAACGAAGCTAA